A DNA window from Haloferax volcanii DS2 contains the following coding sequences:
- a CDS encoding TenA family protein translates to MTDGDPSDSVGSPGESQPAPETYDEFAASRSDPRFTDWLRDRAGESWDDATAHRLTRELAADELADDVFRQYLVQDYAFVETLVGVFGHAVGTAPTMASKSELVSFLGVLTDDEDDYFLRAFDALDVPESVYSEPKTTPTTRAFIDLLERAAGQGGYAETLAVLVPAEWVYLSWATAAADADDSPSRFYLSEWVDLHAVDDFASFVEWLRTELDREGAAASPRRQRRLEQLFRRTVELEVAFFDEAYELGRGSSRPGDDRW, encoded by the coding sequence ATGACCGACGGCGACCCGTCGGACTCGGTCGGCTCGCCCGGTGAGAGCCAGCCGGCCCCCGAGACGTACGACGAGTTCGCCGCGTCGCGGTCGGACCCGCGCTTTACCGACTGGCTCCGCGACCGCGCGGGCGAGTCGTGGGACGACGCGACCGCGCACCGACTGACGCGGGAACTCGCCGCCGACGAACTCGCGGACGACGTGTTCAGGCAGTATCTCGTGCAGGACTACGCCTTCGTGGAGACGCTCGTCGGCGTCTTCGGTCACGCCGTCGGCACCGCGCCGACGATGGCGTCGAAGTCGGAACTCGTCTCGTTTCTCGGCGTCCTGACCGACGACGAGGACGACTACTTCCTGCGGGCGTTCGACGCGCTCGACGTGCCCGAATCGGTCTACTCGGAGCCGAAAACCACGCCGACGACGCGCGCCTTCATCGACCTCCTCGAACGCGCCGCGGGGCAGGGCGGGTACGCCGAGACGCTGGCGGTGCTCGTCCCCGCCGAGTGGGTCTATCTGTCGTGGGCGACCGCCGCGGCCGACGCTGACGACTCCCCGTCTCGATTTTACCTCTCCGAGTGGGTCGACCTCCACGCAGTCGACGACTTCGCGTCGTTCGTCGAGTGGCTCCGAACCGAACTCGACCGCGAGGGTGCGGCCGCCTCGCCGCGCCGACAACGGCGGCTCGAACAGCTGTTCCGTCGCACGGTCGAACTGGAGGTCGCGTTCTTCGACGAGGCGTACGAACTGGGCCGAGGTTCGTCCCGACCGGGTGACGACCGATGGTGA
- the tenA gene encoding thiaminase II — MAFTDTIHDEADEFWSAILDHPMVVRLGEGSLDEEPFRYWVRQDYVYLVEYSRLFALGAAKAPTLDSMGTFASLLESTVNEEMDLHRSYAAEFGIDTDELEATTPSPTTRAYTDFLVRTATLGSFGDIVAALLPCMWGFNETGRRLADAGVPDHDQYAAWVEMYAGDEFTELTDWCKALMDDVAASATESDRERYRDLFRTSAQYEYLFWDAAWRQEEWPL, encoded by the coding sequence ATGGCGTTCACAGACACGATTCACGACGAGGCCGACGAGTTCTGGTCGGCCATCCTCGACCATCCGATGGTCGTCCGACTCGGGGAGGGGAGCCTCGACGAGGAGCCGTTCCGCTACTGGGTGCGGCAGGACTACGTCTACCTCGTCGAGTACAGTCGTCTCTTCGCGCTCGGTGCCGCGAAGGCCCCGACGCTCGACTCGATGGGGACGTTCGCGAGCCTCCTCGAATCGACCGTCAACGAGGAGATGGACCTCCACCGGAGCTACGCCGCCGAGTTCGGCATCGACACCGACGAACTCGAAGCCACGACGCCGTCACCGACGACCCGGGCCTACACGGATTTCCTCGTTCGCACCGCGACGCTCGGCTCGTTCGGCGATATCGTCGCCGCCTTGCTCCCCTGCATGTGGGGGTTCAACGAGACGGGACGCCGCCTCGCGGACGCGGGTGTCCCGGACCACGACCAGTACGCCGCGTGGGTCGAGATGTACGCCGGCGACGAGTTCACCGAACTCACCGACTGGTGTAAGGCGCTCATGGACGACGTGGCCGCGAGCGCGACCGAGTCGGACCGCGAGCGCTACCGCGACCTGTTCCGCACGTCGGCGCAGTACGAGTACCTGTTTTGGGACGCCGCGTGGCGGCAAGAGGAGTGGCCGCTATGA
- a CDS encoding sodium:solute symporter family transporter, producing MVSSTVALGLTVATLVAFTGVGVWFSRGRVGSVEDLISARDSAGSRRTTATLVASVMGVWVLFSAPEAGASFGIAAVVGYAVGEAVPMLVYARLGPRIRELIPEGHSLTEYAHARYGTAMYAFVLLVSALYMFIFLAAELTGIAGALSLVAGVPQWQTALLVGGFVLLYTSYGGLRASIATDAVQAVVVIPLLLLAFAGALVALGGPAAAIDGITATNPALLDLGAVAGLQFGLALAFAILGAELINQTWWQRIYAADSSETVGRSFRTAALANGAIVFVTAFFGVVAVGNAAVVTDPASAGYNADAAFFVLLGEAFPEWLVLAAVLLALLLVMSSIDTLFNALSSLVTADLARLLAEPSDRHLALGSRALTVVVAAAAIYVSLRAQSVLRLFFFADLLGAAVAFPLVYGLYSTRITGLGALASSLTGLAVGLAFFPDLRGVITSIPVVGGLLPAADPLYLTSFGGAFVVSTAASLVAARLADAGFDLGRLSREIRRFDDGQTDAPSSD from the coding sequence ATGGTGAGTTCGACCGTCGCGCTCGGGCTAACCGTCGCGACGCTCGTCGCGTTTACCGGCGTCGGCGTGTGGTTCTCCCGGGGTCGCGTCGGCTCCGTCGAGGACCTCATCAGCGCCCGCGACTCCGCGGGAAGCCGGCGGACGACGGCGACGCTCGTCGCGTCCGTCATGGGCGTCTGGGTGCTGTTTTCGGCCCCCGAAGCGGGCGCGAGCTTCGGTATCGCGGCCGTCGTCGGCTACGCGGTCGGCGAGGCCGTCCCGATGCTCGTCTACGCCCGCCTCGGCCCGCGAATCCGGGAACTCATCCCCGAAGGCCACTCGCTGACCGAGTACGCCCACGCCCGCTACGGGACCGCGATGTACGCCTTCGTCCTCCTCGTGAGCGCGCTCTACATGTTCATCTTCCTCGCCGCCGAACTGACCGGCATCGCGGGCGCGCTCTCGCTCGTCGCCGGCGTCCCGCAGTGGCAGACCGCGCTCCTCGTCGGCGGCTTCGTCCTGCTCTACACGAGTTACGGCGGCCTCCGGGCCAGCATCGCGACCGACGCGGTCCAAGCGGTCGTCGTCATCCCGCTCTTGCTGCTCGCGTTCGCCGGCGCGCTCGTCGCGCTCGGCGGCCCCGCCGCCGCCATCGACGGCATCACGGCGACGAACCCCGCGCTCCTCGACCTCGGGGCGGTCGCCGGCCTCCAGTTCGGCCTCGCGCTCGCGTTCGCCATCCTCGGCGCGGAACTCATCAACCAGACGTGGTGGCAGCGCATCTACGCGGCCGATTCGTCGGAGACGGTCGGACGGAGCTTCCGTACCGCGGCGCTCGCCAACGGCGCCATCGTGTTCGTCACCGCCTTCTTCGGCGTCGTCGCGGTCGGTAACGCCGCCGTCGTCACCGACCCCGCGAGCGCGGGCTACAACGCCGACGCCGCCTTCTTCGTCCTCCTCGGCGAGGCGTTCCCCGAGTGGCTCGTCCTCGCGGCGGTCCTCCTCGCGCTCCTGCTCGTGATGAGCTCCATCGACACGCTGTTCAACGCGCTTTCGAGCCTCGTGACCGCCGACCTCGCCCGCCTGCTCGCGGAACCGAGCGACCGCCACCTCGCGCTCGGGTCGAGAGCGCTCACAGTCGTCGTCGCGGCCGCTGCGATTTACGTCAGCCTCCGGGCCCAGAGCGTCCTCCGGCTGTTCTTCTTCGCCGACCTGCTCGGCGCGGCCGTCGCCTTCCCCCTTGTCTACGGGCTGTACTCGACGCGAATCACCGGCCTCGGCGCGCTCGCGAGCAGTCTCACCGGGCTCGCCGTCGGCCTCGCGTTCTTCCCCGACCTCCGCGGCGTCATCACGTCGATTCCGGTCGTCGGCGGCCTGCTCCCCGCGGCCGACCCGCTGTATCTCACCTCCTTCGGCGGGGCGTTCGTGGTGTCGACGGCGGCGTCGCTCGTCGCCGCCCGACTCGCGGACGCCGGGTTCGACCTCGGGCGGCTCTCGCGGGAGATTCGGCGGTTCGACGACGGCCAAACTGACGCGCCGTCGTCCGACTGA
- a CDS encoding pyridoxamine 5'-phosphate oxidase family protein has protein sequence MAGLSERAASLVTSEPLMAHLATSVDDRPHVAPVWFDYAADRGVIEVLTTGRKLANIRENPRVALSIQKDEKGQAQWKVTVLGTATVVTDDDALRAATRRINRKYGADESAWPENELVRISVGTATVSEY, from the coding sequence CGAACCGCTCATGGCGCACCTCGCGACCAGCGTCGACGACCGCCCCCACGTCGCGCCCGTCTGGTTCGACTACGCGGCCGACCGCGGGGTAATCGAAGTGCTCACCACGGGCCGAAAGCTCGCTAACATCCGCGAGAACCCGCGCGTCGCGCTCTCCATCCAGAAGGACGAGAAGGGACAGGCGCAATGGAAGGTGACGGTTCTCGGGACGGCCACCGTCGTCACCGACGACGACGCCCTGCGAGCCGCCACGCGGCGAATCAATCGGAAGTACGGGGCCGATGAGTCGGCGTGGCCCGAAAACGAGTTGGTCCGCATCTCGGTGGGGACCGCGACGGTCAGCGAGTACTGA